The Vairimorpha necatrix chromosome 11, complete sequence sequence ATAGTACAAAGGCAGATTTTAAATGcaaatacattttaatttttatacaaaattcaacgaaaaaaaactatttaatGTACAGCTTTTAAACTTATTATAAAGCAGATCCTACCATAAAAActaaatcataaatttaataagtttACTTTTCAGATTCAATGTCAATATCAAAAAGATTTTGTGAAATTAATAATgcaaaacataaaatattgtttaatGGTAGAAAGTTATatgatttttctttttatgtCTATCACACAGcatagttttttatgtattagcaatttaaatttattaataaaggAGTTGACAcctttcaaaaataattaagtCGTATTACTTCTATTGaatgcaattttttaaaacatatttttattaaaattgaaCTATAATCACTAatatttgcaaaaaaaaacgttTTTATCATGATactataatataaataatttttttacaatctACCCCATGATCAAACAGCAATTTTTCATACCGACAATTGCATTCTTTtgtatgaaaaattttattaaaactaTTGAAATTGCCAAAGAGACCAGTGAAATGATTGACCAAACTCTGGATACATATTCTAgcaattttgtaaaaaagcATGATAATATTAATGAGTTGAAATATATAGATCATTCAGGAATTTGTTTTGAAAAAgatattgaaaaaactaataatatttctgtatctaaaatattaaatgatCTGCAAAACGAAAATAGCATATTTGGAAGCCCGTATGAGAACCTAAACGATAAAAAAACGaataatattgatttttatgtccttaaatatgtttgtaataagttttttcatttattacTGTTGGAAAAGCCCTTTTATAGTAGGTTGCCCAAATTTTATCTTGCTAGAGAAAACACTACCATTTTTCCTGAAGAAATGGaggtaattttttataacgcAGTTAAAAATCATGCTTGCGGTGAAGAGTTACTTTCATCTGTCAAAGACTCCGCttatgaatatttaaacCCTTTTGTAATTGAAAGTTTAGAACTTATTTACATATTATCTAGTAATGAgtttcaaaaattatttctgaAACCATTTGAGCTTGATCGAATATGGTCAGATATTGCCAAATgttttgatttaaaatattcaacTAATGAAAAAGGTAAATTAGAAACGATGTTCGAAAGCATAAAGTACAAGAAAATTCTGAATAAACTGTTTAGATTAGTTAATAAGTccaatgataaattaaattttagcAATAAAACTCGAGATAAGAAGcccaatttttttaaacatttgTTTGCCACAGCTTATGGATTAGCTTTATTGCCCTGTGCGAGTCTGGTGCCATTAGAGAATAATTCACTGCCTAGcgtaaaaaatgttaattATGATGCTAACAATGAAATTGAATCGGTATCTCAACACTCTGTAGTGATAAATGACaattttaatgaaattattCATAATACAAAATACGGGTACAACAGAGAACTAGAATTACCAATTGATATGCGAGATGAAAATGAGGAGAAAGAATACATAATTGGAGAAAATGAATATAGTATGACTGAAAG is a genomic window containing:
- a CDS encoding putative SP-containing membrane protein encodes the protein MIKQQFFIPTIAFFCMKNFIKTIEIAKETSEMIDQTLDTYSSNFVKKHDNINELKYIDHSGICFEKDIEKTNNISVSKILNDLQNENSIFGSPYENLNDKKTNNIDFYVLKYVCNKFFHLLLLEKPFYSRLPKFYLARENTTIFPEEMEVIFYNAVKNHACGEELLSSVKDSAYEYLNPFVIESLELIYILSSNEFQKLFLKPFELDRIWSDIAKCFDLKYSTNEKGKLETMFESIKYKKILNKLFRLVNKSNDKLNFSNKTRDKKPNFFKHLFATAYGLALLPCASLVPLENNSLPSVKNVNYDANNEIESVSQHSVVINDNFNEIIHNTKYGYNRELELPIDMRDENEEKEYIIGENEYSMTESEDGKTSKTMKKSDKETTGDLNAISSTIENSFDKPSPEEVSSTHYFLSTNKKITNEEDLTVVDNTHASLSPYIEANSKTNNNFNIDLPFTITTEVNKMVKNEKNYIDLKESKTKMPAKGKERSKRAPKGYRYKFKFKPKFKPSKPAKTGGSNLKPSKNGGKSEGIPKPTKNGGKSESKPSKGGKAGKGLFKKGGKKLKNPFKMPDFNLKEFFSRIFELIKSGWYIVLPIIGIIISIIGALCRFFGKKLFKCCCCKKKKSDEDKEKLIPNEKK